A region from the Melioribacter roseus P3M-2 genome encodes:
- a CDS encoding CHASE2 domain-containing protein, with protein sequence MKKKKEKDFWGGILIVFLSAVLSFLITNVPHFEISPLKELELRLIDKRFQERGAIDIKDSSNIILLEINQSAYDQIPKETRRWPWPRSVFARVVNNLSKAGVRSIGIDINFSNPDSYSPSNDSLMAESIKQSGRVVLAGKIDISNESKRKSGKSFVSKTNYNLGNIFFGVDSSIGIVQVPSDNDGVYRRYFPFVRSEVIGKSFPSFGFAIINKFKNLKYNYPVKDSAGFFILDDIKIPKWDSESMLINFYGGNATFKRVNLIDVLDDKNYKTEDEKLLGVEINTWDDPDIGLLHSGMFKDKIVIIGSTMPEDRDLLPVSFSAGKKGSNIMYGVEFHANVVQNILWRDFLYKQSAAAVFILTVLISFLAFIMNGAVRKLNLKNSIVNEILNFVLIACGVYIIYRLAVFIFIELHLVMPVVSYSLAVVLSYFTTTAYNFIIERKQNLVIKNMFSQYVSKEIVTELLNNPSKLRLGGERKEITVMFSDIANFTSFSEKKQPEELVGYINEFLNEMSEIIIEHKGTVDKYLGDAIMAFWGAPVEIKDHALLACNAALKMQKRLVELRNNWMSVEEIPIYIRIGINTGEAIVGNIGGSKRFDYTVLGDNVNLASRLEGANKAYGTNIMISDSTYELIKDHFLVRELDIIRVKGKTAPTKIYELISTKDDAEAMAALEKLDFYFQGLTLYKMRNFEAACDYFRRAFEQLKDYPSRVYAERCEFYISSPPPEDWDGVFELTSK encoded by the coding sequence ATGAAGAAAAAGAAAGAGAAAGATTTTTGGGGCGGAATTCTTATTGTGTTTCTTTCCGCTGTCTTATCATTTCTGATTACTAACGTACCGCATTTTGAAATTTCCCCGCTGAAGGAACTCGAATTGCGCCTTATCGACAAGAGATTCCAGGAAAGAGGCGCTATCGATATTAAAGACAGTTCGAATATCATCCTTCTGGAGATAAACCAAAGCGCCTACGATCAAATACCGAAAGAAACGAGAAGATGGCCCTGGCCTCGTTCGGTTTTTGCGCGCGTTGTAAATAATCTTTCGAAAGCCGGCGTCAGGTCGATCGGTATCGATATCAATTTTTCCAATCCGGATTCCTACTCGCCTTCAAATGATTCTTTAATGGCTGAGTCTATAAAACAATCCGGCAGGGTTGTGCTCGCGGGTAAAATCGATATATCGAACGAAAGCAAGCGGAAATCAGGCAAGAGTTTTGTCTCTAAAACAAATTACAATTTGGGCAATATATTTTTTGGAGTGGACAGTTCCATCGGAATAGTACAGGTGCCCTCCGACAACGACGGAGTTTACCGCAGGTATTTCCCTTTCGTCCGCTCGGAAGTAATCGGGAAATCTTTTCCGAGTTTCGGCTTTGCGATAATAAATAAATTCAAGAATTTAAAATACAATTATCCGGTCAAGGATTCTGCCGGATTTTTTATTCTTGACGATATAAAGATTCCCAAATGGGACAGCGAAAGTATGCTGATCAATTTTTACGGGGGCAACGCCACATTCAAAAGAGTTAATCTGATTGACGTTCTCGACGACAAAAATTATAAAACGGAAGACGAAAAATTGCTCGGCGTTGAAATCAATACTTGGGACGATCCGGATATCGGATTGTTGCATTCGGGAATGTTTAAAGATAAAATCGTAATTATCGGGTCTACAATGCCTGAAGACAGAGATCTGCTTCCCGTCTCATTCTCGGCAGGAAAGAAGGGAAGCAACATTATGTACGGCGTGGAATTTCATGCAAATGTTGTTCAAAATATTTTGTGGCGGGATTTTTTATACAAACAATCTGCCGCCGCAGTTTTCATCCTTACGGTTCTCATTTCTTTTCTGGCGTTTATAATGAACGGAGCCGTAAGAAAACTTAACCTGAAAAACAGTATCGTAAACGAAATATTAAATTTCGTCCTTATCGCATGCGGCGTATATATTATCTACAGGTTAGCGGTCTTTATTTTTATCGAGTTACATCTGGTTATGCCGGTGGTCTCTTACTCGCTGGCGGTGGTATTGTCGTATTTTACGACTACCGCGTATAATTTTATTATCGAGCGAAAGCAAAATCTTGTTATTAAAAATATGTTCAGTCAGTATGTAAGCAAGGAAATTGTTACCGAGCTATTGAATAACCCTTCGAAATTAAGACTGGGCGGCGAAAGAAAAGAAATTACGGTAATGTTTAGCGATATAGCCAATTTTACTTCGTTCTCCGAAAAAAAACAGCCTGAAGAGCTGGTCGGATATATCAATGAATTCTTAAACGAGATGAGCGAAATAATAATTGAGCATAAGGGAACGGTCGACAAATATTTGGGCGATGCGATAATGGCATTCTGGGGAGCTCCGGTAGAAATTAAAGACCATGCTTTACTTGCGTGCAATGCCGCATTGAAAATGCAAAAACGCCTTGTTGAATTAAGAAACAATTGGATGTCGGTCGAAGAAATTCCTATTTATATCAGAATCGGAATTAATACAGGCGAAGCGATCGTGGGCAACATCGGCGGCTCGAAGAGATTCGATTATACGGTGCTGGGCGATAACGTAAATCTGGCGTCGAGGCTCGAGGGCGCCAATAAAGCATACGGCACAAATATTATGATTAGCGACTCGACATATGAATTGATTAAAGATCATTTTCTCGTCAGGGAGCTCGACATTATAAGAGTTAAAGGTAAAACGGCGCCTACAAAAATTTATGAATTGATAAGCACAAAGGACGACGCCGAGGCAATGGCTGCATTGGAAAAACTAGATTTTTACTTCCAGGGTTTGACTTTGTATAAAATGCGTAATTTCGAAGCGGCTTGCGATTATTTCCGGAGAGCGTTTGAACAACTCAAAGATTATCCTTCGAGAGTTTATGCGGAACGTTGTGAATTTTATATTTCCAGTCCTCCGCCCGAAGATTGGGACGGCGTATTCGAGCTTACCTCTAAATAA
- a CDS encoding FecR family protein, translating into MRLKVIFLLIAPLIFGFNAGQGDNKRKPVDESKEIIALIKKAFNNVTYRLSEEESEWREAKIGLPLSDGNELRTGSKSLAVVIFKDGSGLLRVRENSILHIYGASEDRKLNKDAFIQRGMIGFDVNKQSEGEEFRFTTPTVVASIRGTNGFLEFDEDSTFTMSLESGMADLSFRGPQGGTGQLNQGNTVVITPEGNFQFRSQNQEDMNKINLSKQAAVKKIYIETDEGTIEIEYYAPEE; encoded by the coding sequence ATGAGACTGAAAGTTATTTTTTTATTAATAGCTCCGCTCATTTTCGGATTTAATGCTGGGCAGGGCGACAACAAACGTAAGCCTGTAGATGAGTCAAAAGAAATAATCGCCTTGATTAAAAAAGCATTTAACAATGTAACATATCGATTGAGCGAAGAAGAATCCGAATGGCGGGAAGCAAAGATCGGTTTGCCTCTTTCGGACGGCAACGAGTTGAGAACAGGTTCAAAATCGTTGGCGGTGGTAATATTCAAAGACGGTTCGGGACTTTTAAGAGTGCGCGAAAATTCAATCCTTCATATCTACGGTGCGTCGGAAGACCGGAAGTTAAACAAGGATGCTTTTATTCAAAGAGGTATGATTGGCTTCGACGTTAACAAGCAGTCCGAAGGCGAAGAATTTCGGTTTACTACTCCAACGGTTGTTGCTTCAATACGAGGAACAAACGGATTTCTTGAATTCGACGAGGACAGTACTTTTACAATGTCGTTGGAATCCGGAATGGCGGACCTCTCTTTCCGCGGACCTCAGGGCGGTACGGGGCAATTGAATCAAGGCAATACGGTTGTTATTACACCCGAGGGCAATTTCCAATTCCGCAGTCAAAATCAGGAAGACATGAATAAAATTAATTTGTCCAAGCAAGCGGCAGTTAAGAAAATTTATATTGAAACTGACGAAGGCACAATCGAAATAGAATACTACGCTCCTGAAGAATAA
- a CDS encoding DUF3467 domain-containing protein: protein MEQNEKKPQQINIELGEKEAEGIYSNLAIITHSPAEFVIDFTRVVPGVPKAKVLARIITTPQHAKMLMRALKDNIEKFEARFGEIRIDAHTSPQYGFINPDKENKVN from the coding sequence ATGGAACAAAACGAAAAGAAACCTCAGCAAATAAACATCGAATTGGGCGAAAAAGAAGCCGAAGGCATTTACTCCAACCTGGCAATAATTACTCATTCTCCCGCGGAATTTGTAATCGATTTCACTAGAGTTGTGCCCGGAGTGCCGAAAGCAAAGGTGCTTGCCAGAATAATTACTACGCCGCAGCATGCAAAAATGTTAATGCGCGCGCTTAAAGACAATATCGAAAAATTCGAAGCCCGTTTCGGTGAAATTAGAATCGACGCGCACACTTCCCCCCAGTACGGTTTTATTAATCCGGACAAGGAAAACAAAGTAAATTAA
- a CDS encoding tetratricopeptide repeat protein translates to MKKALIFISILGMALGITAFQCASAELTGAKLYINQKQYEKAKEALQKEIAKNPNSDEGWYLLGYIYGEEGNIPEMLNAFDKSLSISDKFKSQIEESKKYYWATSFNKGVNLFNKASNAAAQDTMQMFFEQAAEQFNNSILCEPDSSVGYINLVYTYLNMNKIDDAIEPLEKLTAMGSSAESFAMLGQIYTEKGNTLFDSYNETKNEQDSVKAYEYFDKAIAVLEKGRDLFPDDNEILLRLSNAYISANKLDVALDAFKKGVEKDPGNKFYQYNLAVLLLNSNDFEGAEEHFKKAVEIDPNYTNAIYNLAVTYIRWGAQIREEMEEKGEVDEAKFKEKFQAAIPYLEKYLEENPNEATIWELLGKVYANLGNEEKSAEAFNKADQLRQ, encoded by the coding sequence ATGAAAAAAGCGCTTATTTTTATTAGTATTTTGGGAATGGCTTTGGGTATTACTGCATTTCAGTGTGCTTCGGCGGAATTGACAGGCGCAAAGCTTTATATTAATCAAAAACAATACGAAAAAGCCAAAGAAGCCCTCCAGAAAGAGATTGCAAAGAATCCGAACAGCGACGAAGGCTGGTACCTTCTGGGATATATTTACGGCGAAGAAGGCAACATTCCCGAAATGTTAAATGCATTCGATAAATCTTTATCAATCAGCGACAAATTCAAAAGTCAGATAGAAGAATCGAAGAAATATTATTGGGCAACGAGTTTCAACAAAGGAGTTAATCTGTTCAATAAAGCCAGCAATGCGGCCGCTCAGGATACAATGCAAATGTTTTTCGAACAGGCTGCCGAGCAGTTCAACAATTCGATACTTTGCGAGCCCGATTCCTCGGTGGGCTATATCAATCTGGTATACACTTACCTGAATATGAATAAAATCGACGATGCAATCGAACCTCTCGAAAAATTGACCGCCATGGGATCTTCGGCGGAGTCATTCGCAATGCTAGGTCAAATTTATACAGAAAAGGGCAACACGTTATTCGATTCGTATAACGAAACAAAAAACGAGCAGGACAGCGTTAAAGCTTACGAATATTTCGACAAAGCAATTGCGGTGCTAGAAAAGGGAAGGGATTTATTCCCCGACGACAACGAAATATTGTTGAGACTTTCGAACGCATACATTTCGGCTAACAAACTCGACGTAGCTCTCGACGCATTCAAAAAAGGCGTTGAAAAAGATCCCGGAAATAAATTTTATCAATATAACCTGGCTGTCCTTTTATTAAATTCCAATGATTTCGAGGGCGCGGAAGAGCATTTCAAAAAGGCTGTGGAAATCGACCCGAATTATACTAATGCGATTTACAATCTGGCTGTAACCTATATTCGATGGGGAGCTCAAATACGCGAAGAAATGGAAGAGAAAGGCGAAGTGGACGAAGCGAAATTTAAAGAAAAATTCCAGGCGGCTATCCCTTATCTTGAAAAATACCTGGAAGAAAATCCGAACGAAGCGACTATTTGGGAATTATTGGGTAAAGTTTATGCCAATCTCGGTAACGAAGAAAAATCCGCTGAAGCTTTCAATAAAGCGGATCAGCTAAGACAATAA
- a CDS encoding adenosine deaminase, with protein sequence MKTEEIIRNVPKVMLHDHLDGGLRPQTIIDLAKEIGYKKLPTTDPSELAEWFHRGANKGNLVEYLQGFEHTCTVMQTKEALKRVAYEMLEDMKKDGVCYVETRFAPVFHTQKGLYYEDVIDAVLEGLEEGKRDFGVGYGLILCGMRNMKNTLEIAELAVNYRNQGVVGFDLAGEEGGYPPKKHLDAFQYIKQKNFNITIHAGEAFGKESIWQAIQICGAHRIGHATRLVEDIVFDKDGNVVRLGELAQYILDTRLPLEICLLSNVHTGAVDKLENHPFIILFREKFRVFLNTDDRLMSDTTLTKEYTIASELFGLNLDDIEKLNINAMKSSFIPYKERLYYIYNVIKPGFQKMREKLLSLKV encoded by the coding sequence ATGAAAACCGAAGAAATTATAAGAAACGTACCCAAAGTAATGCTTCACGACCACCTGGACGGCGGATTGAGACCGCAGACGATTATCGATCTGGCGAAAGAAATAGGATATAAAAAATTACCCACAACCGATCCGTCGGAACTGGCTGAATGGTTCCACCGCGGCGCCAATAAAGGCAATCTTGTCGAATATCTTCAGGGTTTTGAGCACACATGCACCGTAATGCAAACAAAGGAAGCTCTTAAAAGAGTCGCTTATGAAATGCTCGAAGATATGAAAAAAGACGGCGTCTGCTACGTCGAAACTCGTTTTGCTCCGGTGTTTCACACGCAAAAAGGTCTTTATTATGAAGACGTTATCGATGCGGTTCTCGAAGGCTTGGAAGAAGGCAAAAGAGATTTTGGGGTCGGTTACGGTTTGATTTTATGCGGAATGAGAAATATGAAAAACACACTCGAGATTGCCGAATTGGCAGTCAATTACAGAAACCAGGGTGTAGTCGGATTCGACCTTGCTGGCGAAGAAGGCGGATATCCTCCCAAAAAGCATCTCGACGCTTTTCAATATATCAAACAGAAAAATTTCAATATCACCATTCACGCAGGAGAGGCGTTCGGCAAAGAATCGATTTGGCAGGCAATTCAAATTTGCGGAGCGCACAGAATCGGTCACGCTACCCGCCTCGTAGAAGATATTGTTTTTGACAAGGATGGAAACGTAGTGCGACTGGGCGAACTGGCGCAATATATACTCGACACACGACTACCGCTGGAAATCTGCCTCTTGAGCAATGTCCATACGGGCGCAGTCGACAAACTCGAAAACCATCCGTTCATCATATTATTCCGTGAAAAATTCAGAGTCTTTCTAAATACAGACGACCGCCTGATGAGCGATACTACTCTTACAAAAGAATACACTATCGCCAGCGAACTGTTCGGTCTTAACCTGGACGATATCGAAAAACTCAATATAAATGCGATGAAATCATCCTTTATTCCATACAAGGAACGATTATATTATATTTACAATGTAATTAAACCCGGTTTTCAAAAGATGAGAGAAAAACTACTATCATTAAAGGTATAA
- the hutU gene encoding urocanate hydratase — translation MTERIIKAPTGTKLTCKGWVQEAAMRMLMNNLDPEVAERPEDLIVYGGSGKAARNWESFDAIVKTLKELNNDETLLIQSGKPAAVFRTHENAPRVIISNSMLVPDWATWDEFRRLEGLGLTMYGQMTAGSWIYIGTQGILQGTYETFAACADKYFNGSLSGKFLLTAGLGGMGGAQPLAATMNGAAFLGIDVDPSRIQKRLDTGYIDKMTYDLDEALKLTLEAKENKQALSVGLVGNAGDVLPEILKRDIIPDIVTDQTSAHDTLNGYVPMGMSLQEALNLRKQDPEKYISLAKKTIVEHVRALLEFQRRGAVAFDYGNNIRGEAKENGVENAFDIPGFVPEYIRPLFCDGKGPFRWAALSGDPEDIYVTDQAVIEAFPEDKKLVRWIEMAGKKVHFQGLPARICWLGYGERAKMGKIFNKLVAERKVKAPIVIGRDHLDCGSVASPNRETEGMKDGSDAIADWPVLNALLNAIGGASWVSVHHGGGVGIGKSIHAGMVIVADGTPEAEHRLERVLTYDPGMGIVRHADAGYERAIENALKFNINIPMINKR, via the coding sequence ATGACTGAAAGAATAATCAAAGCGCCTACAGGCACAAAGCTGACCTGTAAAGGCTGGGTTCAGGAAGCGGCAATGCGCATGCTTATGAACAACCTGGATCCGGAAGTAGCTGAACGACCCGAAGACCTGATAGTCTACGGCGGCTCGGGCAAAGCTGCCCGCAACTGGGAGAGCTTTGACGCTATTGTTAAAACGCTGAAAGAATTAAACAACGACGAGACTTTATTAATTCAGTCGGGTAAACCGGCGGCGGTTTTCAGAACCCATGAAAATGCGCCGCGAGTTATCATCTCGAATTCGATGCTTGTTCCCGATTGGGCAACGTGGGACGAATTCAGGCGACTCGAAGGATTGGGACTAACGATGTACGGTCAAATGACAGCAGGCAGCTGGATTTATATCGGTACGCAGGGAATACTTCAGGGAACATACGAAACTTTTGCCGCTTGCGCCGACAAATATTTTAACGGTTCTTTATCGGGAAAATTTCTTTTGACTGCCGGACTCGGCGGTATGGGCGGAGCTCAGCCTCTCGCCGCTACTATGAACGGCGCCGCATTCCTGGGCATCGACGTCGATCCTTCAAGAATTCAAAAACGACTCGATACAGGGTATATCGATAAGATGACTTACGATCTGGATGAAGCGTTGAAACTTACGCTCGAAGCCAAGGAAAACAAACAAGCGCTCTCCGTCGGGTTGGTCGGCAACGCCGGCGATGTATTACCGGAAATTTTGAAAAGAGATATCATTCCAGATATTGTTACCGACCAGACCTCGGCGCACGATACGCTGAACGGCTATGTGCCGATGGGCATGAGTTTGCAAGAAGCATTGAACCTGAGGAAACAAGACCCGGAAAAATATATTTCGCTGGCAAAGAAAACAATAGTTGAACATGTCAGGGCGTTGCTTGAATTTCAAAGAAGAGGCGCGGTGGCTTTCGACTACGGCAACAATATACGCGGCGAAGCGAAAGAAAACGGCGTGGAAAACGCTTTTGACATACCGGGATTCGTACCCGAATACATACGACCCCTGTTTTGCGACGGCAAAGGTCCCTTCAGATGGGCAGCATTGAGCGGCGATCCCGAAGATATTTACGTTACCGACCAAGCCGTTATCGAAGCGTTTCCCGAAGACAAAAAGCTCGTTCGCTGGATTGAAATGGCGGGCAAAAAAGTTCACTTTCAAGGTCTACCGGCTCGCATCTGCTGGCTCGGTTACGGGGAAAGAGCCAAAATGGGAAAAATATTCAACAAGCTTGTCGCTGAAAGAAAAGTAAAGGCTCCGATTGTAATCGGCAGAGACCACCTGGACTGCGGTTCGGTGGCTTCTCCAAATCGCGAAACGGAAGGAATGAAAGACGGCAGCGACGCTATAGCGGATTGGCCAGTTTTGAACGCGCTGCTGAATGCCATAGGCGGCGCTAGCTGGGTTTCCGTTCACCACGGAGGAGGAGTCGGCATTGGCAAATCGATTCACGCAGGAATGGTAATAGTTGCAGACGGCACGCCCGAAGCTGAACATCGACTTGAACGGGTTTTAACTTACGACCCAGGCATGGGAATTGTTCGACATGCCGATGCGGGCTACGAAAGAGCAATTGAAAACGCTTTGAAATTTAATATTAACATTCCGATGATTAATAAACGGTAA
- a CDS encoding NAD(P)-dependent oxidoreductase, producing the protein MKVLIADKFPEQYIKKLEEAGIEVIYNPNLGEKDLPEAAREVDCLVVRSTVVSAETIEKSLNLNLIVRAGAGVNNINIPAANKKGIYVANCPGKNAIAVAELAIGLMIACDRRIPNNVIDFREGKWNKAEYSKAKGLHGRTLAIVGYGHIGKEVAKRAQALGMNIYAKDISRIEGYGVKDFSEFDKVLPIADVVSVHLPSTPETKGLFNEKMFNMMKDGAIFINTSRADVVDEDALIKAVKEKNLRVGLDVFKDEPEDKKGSVSSKLQKLENVYVTHHIGASTEQAQNAVAEETVNIILGYIKSGVIAHWVNKAKAPDTHYQLVVKHYDKPGVLASVLDIIKDGDINIEEIENIIFDGGLVACCTMKLKAPLSNEMLEKIRENPNVITYSHVMLD; encoded by the coding sequence ATGAAAGTATTAATTGCCGACAAATTTCCCGAGCAGTACATTAAAAAACTCGAGGAAGCCGGGATTGAAGTGATCTACAATCCGAATCTGGGAGAAAAAGACCTTCCGGAAGCCGCCAGGGAAGTCGATTGCCTTGTAGTGCGTTCAACAGTAGTCAGCGCAGAGACAATCGAAAAATCGCTGAATCTGAATTTAATCGTTCGGGCAGGCGCAGGAGTAAACAATATCAATATTCCCGCGGCAAACAAAAAAGGAATCTACGTGGCAAATTGCCCCGGCAAAAACGCCATAGCGGTAGCCGAACTTGCAATCGGATTAATGATTGCATGCGACAGACGCATCCCTAATAACGTTATCGATTTCAGAGAAGGGAAATGGAATAAAGCCGAATATTCGAAAGCTAAGGGATTGCACGGCAGGACGCTTGCAATCGTCGGTTACGGGCATATTGGCAAGGAAGTAGCCAAACGCGCTCAAGCCCTCGGTATGAACATCTACGCAAAAGATATTTCGAGAATCGAAGGCTACGGAGTTAAAGACTTTTCCGAATTCGATAAAGTTTTGCCGATTGCCGACGTAGTTTCGGTGCACCTTCCGTCAACTCCGGAAACAAAAGGACTCTTCAACGAAAAAATGTTTAATATGATGAAAGACGGCGCGATTTTTATTAATACATCCAGGGCAGACGTTGTAGACGAAGACGCCTTGATTAAAGCCGTCAAAGAAAAAAATCTCCGCGTAGGTCTGGACGTTTTCAAAGACGAACCCGAAGACAAAAAAGGAAGCGTTTCTTCAAAACTTCAAAAGCTCGAGAATGTTTATGTAACGCATCATATAGGAGCGTCGACTGAACAGGCTCAGAATGCGGTAGCCGAAGAAACAGTAAATATAATTCTCGGCTATATTAAAAGCGGCGTGATTGCACACTGGGTCAACAAAGCTAAAGCTCCCGATACGCACTATCAGCTCGTGGTTAAACATTACGACAAACCCGGCGTGCTGGCTTCGGTGCTCGACATTATAAAAGACGGGGACATTAACATCGAAGAGATCGAAAACATTATTTTCGACGGCGGTCTGGTAGCATGTTGTACGATGAAACTTAAAGCTCCTCTCAGCAACGAAATGCTCGAAAAAATCAGAGAAAATCCGAACGTGATTACTTATTCTCACGTTATGCTCGATTAA
- the rplS gene encoding 50S ribosomal protein L19, which translates to MDKIKELTAEQLRTDIPEFRSGDRIKVHVRVIEGDKERIQPFEGDVINVRGSGAAKTFTVRKIASGVGVERIFAFNSPRIAKIEVIRQGRVRRAKLYYLRNLSGKAAKIKSKNVR; encoded by the coding sequence ATGGATAAGATAAAAGAACTGACAGCTGAACAGTTACGAACCGACATACCCGAATTCAGAAGCGGAGACCGTATTAAAGTACACGTAAGAGTTATTGAAGGCGACAAAGAAAGAATTCAGCCTTTCGAAGGAGACGTCATCAACGTACGCGGCTCCGGCGCCGCTAAAACTTTTACGGTGCGCAAAATTGCAAGCGGCGTTGGCGTCGAAAGAATCTTCGCCTTCAATTCGCCCAGAATTGCCAAAATCGAAGTAATTCGACAAGGCAGAGTAAGACGCGCTAAACTTTATTACCTGCGCAATTTGTCGGGTAAAGCCGCTAAAATTAAAAGCAAGAATGTCAGATAA
- the trmD gene encoding tRNA (guanosine(37)-N1)-methyltransferase TrmD: MTMRIDVISAVPDSLTSPLNTSILKRAQDRKKVEIYVHNLRDYAYDKHKQIDDKPFGGGPGMLLKPEPFFECIEKLLDQRKYDHIIFPTPGGRFYDQKLANKFSLANNIMIIAGHYKGIDDRVRQKFATDEISIGNYVLTGGEIAALVIIDSVVRLIPGVLNDSESALNDSLMDGDIIEAPYYTRPAVYRGMEVPEVLRSGNEKKLRRGKKSSRKF; the protein is encoded by the coding sequence ATGACAATGAGGATTGACGTTATATCGGCGGTGCCCGATTCTCTTACGAGCCCTTTGAATACGAGTATTCTGAAGCGAGCCCAGGATCGGAAAAAAGTTGAAATTTACGTCCATAATCTGCGCGATTATGCTTACGACAAGCATAAACAGATAGACGATAAGCCCTTTGGCGGCGGACCCGGCATGCTTCTTAAACCGGAACCGTTCTTTGAATGTATTGAAAAATTACTGGACCAGCGAAAATATGACCATATCATATTTCCTACTCCCGGCGGCAGGTTTTACGACCAGAAACTTGCCAATAAATTTTCGCTGGCTAATAACATTATGATTATTGCCGGTCATTATAAAGGAATCGACGACCGTGTAAGACAGAAATTTGCCACTGATGAGATTTCAATCGGCAATTATGTCTTGACGGGCGGCGAAATTGCGGCGCTGGTCATAATCGATTCGGTTGTGCGTTTGATTCCGGGAGTTTTAAACGACAGCGAATCGGCATTGAACGACTCGCTCATGGACGGGGACATTATCGAAGCTCCTTATTATACGCGCCCGGCAGTCTATAGAGGAATGGAAGTGCCCGAAGTATTACGCTCCGGCAACGAAAAAAAATTAAGACGTGGAAAGAAGAGCAGTCGAAAATTTTAA
- the rimM gene encoding ribosome maturation factor RimM (Essential for efficient processing of 16S rRNA), which yields MNDLILIAVVKSVADEQGFFAVDSYSDFIERFFDLDYVYAEFFGNVKRFDVEDCVVEDDRVLLKLKGFDTAEDAALFIGKSLYVDEENKVELDDFTFFIHDLIGSKVYRAGLFVGVIEDVWVLKSNDVYVIKDSAGKEILLPALKDYIKKFDAVNKRLDLTDDSDLLYDNED from the coding sequence GTGAATGATTTAATCTTGATTGCTGTTGTTAAATCCGTTGCGGACGAGCAAGGATTTTTTGCGGTAGATTCCTATTCCGATTTTATTGAGAGATTTTTCGACCTCGATTACGTTTATGCTGAATTTTTCGGCAACGTTAAACGTTTCGACGTCGAAGACTGTGTGGTTGAGGATGACCGTGTCTTGCTGAAATTAAAAGGCTTCGATACGGCTGAGGATGCGGCTTTGTTTATTGGCAAGAGTTTATACGTTGATGAAGAAAACAAAGTAGAACTCGACGATTTTACTTTCTTCATCCATGACTTGATTGGTAGTAAAGTCTACCGGGCGGGTCTTTTTGTAGGAGTCATTGAAGACGTATGGGTTCTTAAATCTAACGACGTTTATGTAATTAAAGACAGCGCCGGAAAAGAAATTCTTCTTCCGGCTCTTAAAGATTACATTAAAAAATTTGATGCTGTTAACAAAAGACTCGATTTAACAGACGACAGCGATTTGCTCTATGACAATGAGGATTGA
- a CDS encoding KH domain-containing protein, with the protein MKEFIEFIAKHLVDNPDTVQLEESTPDEKTIELTLKVGAEDVGKVIGKQGKTAQAMRTLLTAIAAKEGKRAILKILD; encoded by the coding sequence ATGAAGGAATTTATTGAATTTATCGCAAAGCACCTTGTGGACAATCCCGATACTGTACAGTTGGAAGAATCCACTCCCGACGAAAAGACTATCGAGCTTACTCTTAAAGTCGGCGCCGAAGATGTCGGTAAGGTAATCGGAAAACAGGGAAAAACTGCTCAAGCAATGCGTACATTGCTGACAGCTATCGCTGCCAAAGAAGGAAAACGCGCTATATTGAAAATCTTGGATTAA
- the rpsP gene encoding 30S ribosomal protein S16: MAVKLRLKRMGKKRQPIYKVVAADSRSPRDGKFIEAIGTYNPKTEPAAVEIKEERALYWLNVGAQPTTTVRNLLSAQGIFLKRQLQKKGLSEQEIEAKLEEWKKMKQVGLEAKLSKKSAKSKKEETKSEEVKSEDSQEAQGTASEEA; the protein is encoded by the coding sequence TTGGCGGTTAAATTAAGACTGAAACGAATGGGAAAAAAAAGGCAGCCAATCTACAAAGTTGTAGCTGCCGATTCGAGATCACCGAGAGACGGTAAATTTATCGAAGCTATTGGAACTTATAATCCCAAAACTGAACCGGCTGCAGTTGAAATAAAAGAAGAACGCGCTCTCTACTGGCTGAATGTCGGAGCGCAACCGACTACAACGGTTCGCAATCTGCTTTCTGCTCAGGGAATTTTCTTGAAAAGACAGCTCCAGAAAAAAGGACTGTCTGAACAGGAAATCGAAGCGAAACTCGAAGAATGGAAAAAAATGAAACAAGTCGGTTTGGAAGCTAAATTGAGCAAGAAATCAGCTAAGTCGAAAAAAGAAGAAACTAAGTCGGAAGAAGTTAAATCTGAAGATTCGCAGGAAGCACAGGGTACTGCTTCCGAAGAAGCCTGA